A window of the Phragmites australis chromosome 20, lpPhrAust1.1, whole genome shotgun sequence genome harbors these coding sequences:
- the LOC133902005 gene encoding serine carboxypeptidase 1-like encodes MMELGPFRVNPDGKTLSRNRHAWNNVANVIFLESPAGVGFSYSNTSSDYEKSGDARTAVDAYTFMLHWLERFPEYKGRDFYIAGESFAGHYVPELATVIVSLRELTGENPTNLKGIFVGNPYLDRYMNDKGCLEFLWNHGVISDEVWANISEHCSFDRSDGRLCDKAKSSYEAGHIDPYNIYAPICITSPNGTSNSSSYLPGYDPCIQDYVQVYLNNTEVQKAIHARINTDWSLCSSLPWKDAPLTMVPMLSWLVNTGLRVWVYSGDMDDVCPLTATRYSVKDLNLTVTKPWRPWYTPSNEVGGYIQQHEGGFTLASVRAAGHMVPIFQPTRSLVLFYSFLKGVLPPAVPLWRP; translated from the exons ATGATGGAGCTCGGCCCGTTCCGTGTCAACCCCGACGGCAAGACCCTGAGCAGGAACAGGCACGCTTGGAACAACG TGGCCAACGTGATCTTCCTGGAGTCGCCGGCCGGGGTCGGGTTCTCCTACTCCAACACTTCGTCGGACTACGAGAAAAGCGGCGACGCGAGGACCGCGGTGGACGCGTACACCTTCATGCTCCACTGGCTCGAGCGGTTCCCTGAGTACAAGGGCCGCGACTTCTACATCGCCGGTGAGAGCTTCGCCGGGCACTACGTCCCGGAGCTCGCGACCGTCATCGTGTCCCTCCGCGAACTCACCGGCGAGAACCCCACAAACCTCAAGGGAATCTTC GTTGGCAACCCGTACCTTGACCGCTACATGAACGACAAGGGCTGTCTTGAGTTCTTGTGGAACCACGGCGTGATCTCAGACGAGGTGTGGGCTAACATATCCGAGCACTGCAGCTTCGACCGGTCCGATGGCAGGCTGTGCGACAAGGCTAAATCATCGTACGAAGCCGGCCACATTGATCCATACAACATTTACGCTCCGATCTGCATCACCTCGCCAAACGGGACATCCAACTCCAGTAGCTAT TTACCTGGCTACGATCCGTGCATCCAGGACTACGTCCAAGTCTACCTCAATAATACCGAGGTGCAGAAGGCGATCCACGCTCGAATCAACACAGACTGGTCACTTTGCTC CTCCTTACCCTGGAAAGATGCCCCGTTGACCATGGTGCCAATGCTCTCATGGCTTGTCAACACCGGATTGAGAGTGTGGGTGTACAG TGGCGATATGGATGATGTGTGCCCGCTTACAGCGACGAGGTACTCTGTCAAGGATCTCAATCTGACCGTCACAAAACCGTGGCGCCCCTGGTACACCCCTTCCAACGAG GTTGGGGGCTATATTCAGCAACACGAGGGAGGATTCACGCTTGCGTCTGTGAGGGCAGCTGGCCACATGGTACCCATTTTCCAGCCTACGAGATCATTGGTTCTCTTCTACTCCTTTCTCAAAGGCGTGCTCCCACCTGCGGTTCCATTGTGGCGTCCGTGA